Proteins co-encoded in one Macrobrachium rosenbergii isolate ZJJX-2024 chromosome 54, ASM4041242v1, whole genome shotgun sequence genomic window:
- the LOC136834693 gene encoding uncharacterized protein, whose translation MSLQRFRFLLRSMRFDDIITRAERRLEDKIAAFRKFFEKFVDNCISNYNISEYATVDEMLAAFRGKCPFRVYMPSKPAKYGIKIFILADAKTFYVSRINAYNIFMANSQTAIRCRKFLKELGLKLVEDHIQHRKTNPHLRKDLKRKIQHFSASKELPPKHHREDFIQRCSLCPRSKDQSPLTDVLRDNVHFVGGDGQQSAFQNIEDALVNLPVLKFPDFECPFTLVTDAGHDGRRVCLMQKFGGRLHPIAFYNRKFKTRGSNGRLWWLVDKEAFAVVSSLVPFKMLLMGNQVEVLTDHKPLLDLFNKLDLSLKRARHEVVKRLSLAGGRMELAGGRIEPARQIKRQTIWHDHLDLES comes from the exons ATGTCTCTGCAGCGATTTCGTTTCCTGCTGAGGTCTATGAGGTTTGATGACATCATCACTCGGGCTGAAAGAAGGCTAGAAGATAAGATTGCAGCTTTTAGGAAGTTCTTTGAGAAATTTGTTGATAATTGTATCTCCAATTATAATATCTCAGAGTATGCGACAGTAGATGAAATGTTGGCTGCCTTTAGAGGAAAGTGTCCATTTAGGGTGTACATGCCAAGCAAGCCAGCAAAATatggcataaaaatatttattttggcaGATGCTAAAACTTTCTATGTGTCAC GAATAAATGCATACAATATATTCATGGCTAACTCTCAAACAGCTATCAGGTGCCGAAAGTTTCTGAAGGAATTGGGACTCAAGTTGGTGGAGGACCACATTCAGCATCGTAAGACAAACCCACATTTGAGGAAAGACTTGAAAAGGAAGATCCAACATTTCTCGGCATCTAAGGAATTACCTCCAAAACATCATCGTGAAGACTTCATTCAAAGATGCTCATTGTGCCCAAGGTCAAAAGATC agtctccattgacagatgtcctgagggataaTGTGCATTTTGTAgggggtgatggacagcagtcagcctttcagaatattgaggatgctttagttaatctcccagtgttgaagtttcctgattttgagtgtcctttcactttggtgacagatgctGGTCACGATGGCAGACGAGtttgccttatgcagaagttcggtGGAAggctccatccgattgcattttacaataggaagtttaagacaAGAGGTAGTAATGGACGGCTATGGTGGTTAGTGGACAaggaggcctttgccgtagtgtctagtttggttccttttaagatgttattgatgggcaatcaagtagaggttcttacagatcataagccattgttggatcttttcaataagctggatctttcccttAAAAGAGCTAG acacgaggttgtgaagagactaagtCTGGCCGGAGGCAGAATGGAGCTAGcaggaggcagaatagagccggcCAGGCAGATTAAGAGACAGACCATCTGGCATGATCACCTCGATCTTGAGTCATAA